Proteins from one Brevibacillus humidisoli genomic window:
- a CDS encoding YwhD family protein, translated as MDLLNNKKKSGFTIMSQTTDVHGGYGQGVLDLSSVSSVIIDGDEAYIDMGALHAKSAVEKGIKWTANKEEVPNGKPYWVVWVTVDRNEKGPYYAGVTACYMEIDREARRGYKLLPEHVNRMDYSMKRRIMVSELDGTAKQALQKLLMTHNPQMWENSTDELKEALAS; from the coding sequence ATGGACTTGTTAAATAACAAGAAAAAAAGCGGGTTTACAATCATGAGCCAGACCACCGATGTACACGGCGGGTACGGTCAGGGAGTGCTCGACCTCAGTTCTGTTTCATCGGTGATTATTGATGGGGACGAAGCCTATATCGATATGGGCGCCCTGCATGCCAAAAGTGCAGTTGAAAAAGGAATCAAGTGGACGGCCAACAAGGAAGAAGTGCCCAATGGCAAACCGTATTGGGTTGTATGGGTGACGGTTGATCGCAATGAAAAAGGCCCCTACTACGCAGGGGTCACCGCTTGCTACATGGAAATTGATCGCGAGGCCAGACGCGGTTACAAGCTGCTGCCGGAACACGTCAACCGGATGGACTACTCGATGAAGCGACGGATCATGGTCTCGGAATTAGACGGAACGGCTAAACAGGCATTACAAAAGCTGTTGATGACACACAACCCGCAGATGTGGGAAAACTCCACAGACGAATTAAAAGAAGCGTTGGCATCGTAG
- a CDS encoding lipase/acyltransferase domain-containing protein, whose product MKRKSLRYMTLVLVALLELHFTMGMSAAEVRAVGGNDPAGFHRQQPQWDASTEQAAAVSPTLSAERRSSLSQRQHDRYRYEMEPNNTPRYADWTFPDIPAYGRISKSGDLDYWKVKASQEGTLIAVLEDIPPGRHYVLSLYDDQQRILDQSDGRGERQQVEAEGVEQDRWYYIAVTAEGFEYDTKHYYHLDVHVAASKEDSSTIGPDRFEANNRLDDSTAIPYDDRLTQNRLTPNSLTATLHEKDDVDYYTFTLRLASTIEVSLKSAQEKDLILSLLDRRGRVLARSVDQQKKKTLLFHGDPGNYYIKIESIQSASFTAQSYTLTSRIQTIPVILIPGIGGSRLMVTEEGKSKEAWLDIANMPVDRILAVHRRVLPLVPKKPGSTEMVQREPGVTIAPETGDAGFRATAFLSYDSLLKQHTEQFASLAEHLQKIGYVKGISLFAHPYDWRLSNVENAVRLRERVDEALRASGAGQVQLVAHSMGGLLAREMLLSYPAYQPKTRRLIYLGTPFLGAPRAYQAIKFGYDFGIPLIFSPETGRQIAMYAPAVYQLLPSRAYVERQSYLYTMPDLYRPNKGGREALDYESIYNHPAAQLPYAPLVRQGDLLHRKWDQTEIQVSQYSIIGQGHTTLQGYNLFPRSEWHLPLYDSEGDGTVPFHSANHSGANIRKKFYVAETHAKLPVNPRVIQQVIQLLLGVETVQAGMSDSPLSTKPFDYYVIYNRDGTFPEVTIEAGGQRFRTAAMKAASIKQKIPQTDPFEVEFHGNVIVVIPKAGGPQPKIRDAQSGGMKRSARGSQLVVERQHSTTPLSLHDKQ is encoded by the coding sequence TTGAAAAGAAAGAGTTTACGATATATGACGCTGGTCCTTGTCGCCCTATTGGAACTTCATTTCACTATGGGGATGTCAGCTGCAGAGGTTCGTGCGGTTGGGGGGAACGATCCAGCAGGTTTTCACAGGCAACAACCGCAGTGGGATGCTTCAACAGAGCAGGCAGCAGCGGTCTCACCGACCTTGTCGGCAGAGCGCAGGAGCAGCCTGTCTCAGCGTCAACACGATCGTTACCGCTATGAGATGGAGCCGAACAACACCCCCCGTTACGCTGATTGGACGTTTCCAGACATACCAGCCTACGGTCGAATCTCGAAAAGCGGCGATCTTGATTACTGGAAGGTAAAGGCCTCTCAAGAGGGGACCTTGATCGCCGTACTGGAAGATATTCCACCGGGGCGGCATTACGTGCTCTCCTTGTACGATGATCAGCAGCGAATCCTGGATCAGTCGGACGGCAGGGGAGAGCGCCAGCAGGTAGAAGCAGAAGGAGTCGAGCAGGATCGATGGTATTACATCGCTGTCACGGCAGAGGGATTTGAATACGATACGAAACACTACTACCACTTGGATGTGCATGTGGCCGCATCGAAAGAGGATTCATCTACGATCGGACCAGATCGATTCGAAGCCAATAACCGTCTGGACGATTCTACTGCCATTCCCTACGATGACAGGTTGACCCAAAACAGACTGACCCCAAACAGCCTGACAGCAACCCTCCATGAGAAGGATGACGTCGATTATTACACGTTTACGCTCAGGCTCGCCTCAACCATCGAAGTAAGCCTGAAATCAGCCCAGGAGAAGGATCTCATCTTGTCTTTGCTCGACAGGAGGGGCAGAGTGCTGGCGCGTTCGGTCGATCAGCAGAAAAAGAAGACACTTCTGTTTCACGGTGACCCTGGCAACTATTACATCAAGATTGAGTCGATACAGTCCGCTTCGTTTACGGCACAGTCTTACACCCTGACCAGCCGTATTCAGACGATCCCGGTGATTCTGATTCCTGGCATTGGCGGATCAAGGCTGATGGTGACTGAGGAGGGGAAAAGCAAGGAAGCGTGGCTCGACATCGCCAACATGCCGGTTGATCGGATCCTTGCCGTACACCGACGAGTCCTTCCGCTCGTCCCGAAAAAACCAGGCAGTACAGAGATGGTCCAGCGAGAACCGGGGGTGACAATCGCCCCTGAAACGGGTGATGCCGGGTTTCGGGCTACCGCTTTTTTGTCCTATGATTCGCTGCTCAAACAGCATACCGAACAGTTTGCCAGCCTGGCGGAACACCTGCAGAAGATCGGCTATGTGAAAGGCATTTCTTTGTTTGCTCATCCGTATGACTGGAGACTGAGCAACGTTGAAAACGCCGTACGGTTAAGAGAACGGGTCGATGAAGCACTGAGAGCATCGGGGGCAGGGCAGGTACAGTTGGTCGCCCACAGCATGGGTGGACTGCTGGCGCGGGAGATGCTGCTTTCTTATCCGGCCTATCAGCCCAAAACGAGACGCTTGATCTATCTAGGCACGCCGTTTCTGGGAGCACCCCGCGCTTATCAAGCGATCAAGTTCGGATACGACTTTGGGATTCCGCTCATTTTTAGTCCGGAAACCGGGAGACAGATCGCTATGTACGCTCCTGCTGTCTACCAACTGCTGCCATCGAGGGCGTACGTCGAGCGGCAAAGCTACCTGTACACAATGCCGGATCTCTATAGGCCAAACAAAGGTGGACGTGAAGCGTTGGATTACGAGAGTATCTATAACCATCCGGCTGCCCAACTGCCGTATGCCCCGCTGGTGCGCCAGGGCGATCTGTTGCATCGGAAGTGGGACCAAACTGAAATACAGGTATCGCAGTATTCTATTATTGGGCAGGGACACACAACCCTACAGGGGTACAACCTGTTTCCACGGAGCGAGTGGCACCTCCCGCTGTACGATTCAGAGGGAGATGGGACGGTTCCGTTTCACAGCGCCAACCACTCTGGTGCCAACATTCGCAAAAAATTTTATGTTGCGGAAACACACGCCAAACTCCCGGTCAATCCCCGCGTGATCCAGCAAGTAATCCAGCTCTTGCTGGGAGTGGAAACGGTTCAAGCCGGGATGAGCGATTCACCTCTCTCCACAAAGCCTTTCGACTATTACGTCATCTACAACAGGGACGGTACCTTTCCAGAGGTGACGATTGAAGCTGGGGGGCAGCGCTTTCGGACGGCGGCGATGAAGGCAGCGTCGATCAAGCAGAAGATCCCGCAGACCGATCCGTTTGAAGTGGAGTTTCATGGCAATGTGATCGTCGTCATCCCCAAAGCAGGCGGTCCACAGCCGAAGATCAGGGATGCGCAGTCTGGTGGAATGAAGCGTTCTGCCAGGGGATCACAGTTGGTAGTAGAACGGCAGCACTCGACAACGCCGCTTTCCCTGCACGATAAGCAGTAA
- a CDS encoding copper amine oxidase N-terminal domain-containing protein — translation MRTWMNLALAVVMVFGILFASAAAAADESPAEIRVQVDGKMIEFPDAKPYIDPTNNRTMVPVRFVSEALGAEVTWDPVKRKVRMEREGKVAALYVGSKKVDVHNRTFYMDATPVIHDGRTYVPLRFVSEAFNQDVKWDEKERLVTITPLPELPERTDSKLHKRNPAAEAAMVSFVNSIEVKNGYVEAVMPKTPDGYQLKIDYYDESDGLWGNRKFDVIELQDRYKAGEKFKIQVHGQGGFFAMSVFRGEVGVGGVSVIVPSLEAKWSIEREI, via the coding sequence ATGAGAACATGGATGAACCTTGCATTGGCTGTTGTTATGGTGTTTGGGATCTTATTTGCTTCTGCTGCTGCGGCTGCCGATGAGTCGCCTGCGGAGATCCGCGTGCAGGTGGATGGGAAGATGATCGAGTTTCCGGATGCCAAGCCTTACATAGATCCTACGAATAATCGGACGATGGTGCCGGTGCGGTTTGTGAGCGAGGCGTTGGGGGCGGAAGTGACGTGGGACCCGGTGAAGCGGAAGGTGCGGATGGAGAGGGAAGGGAAAGTCGCTGCTTTGTATGTCGGTAGCAAGAAGGTTGATGTACACAACCGCACGTTTTACATGGATGCCACCCCCGTGATTCATGATGGTCGTACCTACGTTCCGTTGCGTTTTGTCAGCGAGGCGTTTAACCAGGATGTGAAATGGGACGAGAAGGAACGGCTTGTTACCATCACGCCTCTGCCTGAGCTTCCTGAACGAACGGATAGCAAACTGCACAAACGAAATCCGGCTGCAGAGGCGGCAATGGTCAGCTTTGTGAACAGCATTGAAGTGAAGAATGGATACGTGGAAGCTGTTATGCCGAAGACTCCGGACGGGTATCAGTTGAAAATCGATTACTACGATGAAAGCGATGGACTTTGGGGCAATCGAAAGTTTGATGTAATCGAGCTTCAAGACAGGTACAAGGCAGGTGAAAAATTCAAGATACAAGTGCATGGGCAAGGTGGTTTTTTTGCAATGTCTGTCTTTAGAGGGGAAGTGGGCGTAGGTGGTGTTTCTGTCATTGTCCCATCTTTAGAAGCTAAATGGTCAATTGAGAGGGAGATATGA
- a CDS encoding YwgA family protein: MFKGHAKIVRLVEVLGEVTGRKKLHKMVYIAKKMQVDFDDRFEFHMYGPYSEELTVRVDELCSLGLLDEQKESKGAIEVYRYTVNDAGREFLQHQDVDLGGGEPLFRRMNEENSRFLELVSTILFFDYLPYDEMKTKVFTLKSKQRYTEEEIDRALAFIEEIRVIHIA, from the coding sequence ATGTTTAAAGGACACGCCAAGATCGTACGTCTGGTCGAGGTACTAGGCGAGGTGACAGGGCGCAAGAAGCTGCACAAGATGGTCTACATCGCAAAAAAGATGCAAGTCGACTTTGACGATCGGTTCGAATTCCACATGTACGGACCGTATTCGGAAGAACTGACCGTACGGGTCGACGAACTGTGCAGCCTGGGGCTGCTCGACGAACAGAAAGAGAGCAAGGGAGCAATCGAAGTCTACCGCTACACGGTGAACGATGCGGGACGCGAGTTTCTGCAGCACCAGGATGTTGATCTGGGCGGTGGGGAACCGTTGTTTCGGCGGATGAACGAGGAGAACTCCCGCTTTCTGGAGCTAGTCTCGACCATTCTTTTCTTTGACTATCTTCCCTACGACGAGATGAAAACGAAGGTGTTTACGCTCAAAAGCAAGCAGCGCTATACCGAAGAGGAGATTGATAGAGCGCTCGCATTCATTGAAGAGATTCGGGTGATACATATAGCGTAA
- a CDS encoding HD domain-containing protein → MEMAELLSEEKVFKDPVHRYVHVREKLIWDLINAREFQRLRRIKQLGTSFLTFHGGEHSRFNHSLGVYEIMRRILETFEGRAELTRRDKLLCLCAALLHDIGHGPFSHSFEKVFRFDHEDWTRRILTGDTEINQVLRNVDEQFPLDVSEVIAKTYENKLIVSLISSQIDADRMDYLLRDAYYTGVNYGNFDIERILRVMRPHEDGVVIKLSGMHAVEDYIMSRYQMYWQVYFHPVTRSAEVVLRKIFLRAKHLHQQGYAFGMEPLHFLPFFRKQILLQDYLALDETVVFFYMHQWREETDPILSDLCKRFLDRNLFQYVELDSKKFLQVEEMKKRFAEAGIDPMYYVEVDSTSDLPYDFYRPGEEQERIPIMLLMPSGQLQELSRKSEIVESISGKRRFDYKLYFPMDAVMALPDHLSGPIRERLGVMQDV, encoded by the coding sequence ATGGAGATGGCTGAGCTGTTAAGCGAAGAGAAGGTGTTTAAAGACCCGGTCCACCGCTATGTGCACGTGAGGGAGAAACTGATCTGGGATCTGATCAATGCACGCGAGTTTCAACGCCTGCGTCGAATCAAGCAGTTGGGCACCAGTTTCCTGACGTTTCACGGCGGTGAGCACAGCAGGTTTAACCACTCACTCGGCGTCTATGAGATCATGCGCCGGATCTTGGAGACATTTGAGGGACGAGCTGAACTGACGAGACGGGACAAGCTGCTCTGCCTGTGTGCGGCGCTTCTGCACGATATCGGGCACGGACCGTTTTCCCATTCGTTTGAGAAAGTGTTTCGTTTTGATCACGAGGACTGGACCCGCAGGATACTCACCGGTGATACCGAGATCAACCAGGTGCTGCGCAACGTGGACGAGCAGTTCCCGCTGGACGTGTCCGAAGTGATCGCCAAAACCTATGAAAACAAACTGATCGTCAGCCTGATTTCCAGCCAGATTGATGCCGATCGGATGGATTACCTGCTGCGTGACGCCTATTACACTGGTGTCAACTACGGCAACTTTGATATCGAGCGAATCTTGCGGGTGATGCGGCCACACGAGGACGGTGTGGTGATCAAGCTGAGCGGGATGCACGCGGTCGAAGATTATATCATGTCTCGCTACCAGATGTACTGGCAGGTCTACTTTCATCCGGTGACACGCAGTGCGGAAGTGGTGCTTCGCAAGATTTTTCTGCGGGCCAAGCATCTGCATCAGCAGGGTTATGCGTTTGGCATGGAGCCGCTTCACTTCCTGCCGTTCTTCCGTAAGCAGATCCTTTTGCAGGATTATCTGGCGCTAGATGAGACCGTCGTCTTCTTTTACATGCATCAGTGGCGGGAAGAAACTGATCCGATCTTATCTGACCTGTGCAAGCGGTTTCTTGACAGGAATCTCTTTCAATACGTCGAACTAGATTCTAAGAAGTTTCTGCAGGTGGAAGAGATGAAGAAACGGTTTGCTGAGGCTGGCATTGATCCGATGTACTATGTAGAGGTAGATTCCACATCCGATCTGCCGTATGACTTTTACCGTCCGGGAGAAGAGCAGGAGCGCATCCCGATCATGCTGCTGATGCCATCGGGGCAATTGCAGGAGCTGTCCCGCAAGTCGGAAATCGTGGAGTCGATCAGCGGGAAGCGGCGGTTTGACTATAAACTGTATTTTCCCATGGATGCCGTGATGGCTTTGCCGGATCATCTGTCCGGCCCGATTCGAGAACGTCTAGGGGTGATGCAAGATGTTTAA
- a CDS encoding putative holin-like toxin, with amino-acid sequence MTAHEEINLMIQFGIFVVALVAFVASLSNGRKK; translated from the coding sequence ATGACAGCACACGAAGAAATAAACTTGATGATTCAGTTTGGAATCTTCGTAGTTGCACTAGTTGCTTTTGTCGCGTCCCTGTCGAACGGCAGAAAAAAGTAG
- a CDS encoding efflux RND transporter permease subunit, with amino-acid sequence MISYIVKKRKITLLFFTMLLMIGSLSFLQLPRQEMPEIVVNMATVTTVYPGASPEKVEQTVTKKLEEKINELQGLKSIQSTSSLGVSSIIIEAENGVDPKQKWDELRKKVKDAEADLPEDAHQPVINDDLNRTFIQTFAIVANSTEQLYSLRDTLENWKEQLRTIPNVADVTIQGLPEQEVRIDVDTQKLQQYAISWTQVLGAVQAENERVPLGDLDVGERTYQLKLSESRDVQRLEDVIVSKSREGFPIYLKDVARVVLTTEKINSLSYYNGKPSVSISINAEFGSDVPSLQEKVDDMVENLEETLPVWAEFHSIFTQNEQVQEMFGDLSREMLIAIVAVLLVCTLGLNFTTSFVVALAIPISLSVGMLLLPPLGISLNMITIAALIIVLGILVDDAVVVNDNIERRLSVLRERPFAAAVNGAREVSISIITATLATIASFGPLFFLEGNVGQFIKPVPVIITSTMLASMVMSLTIIPIYRQWREERSKRGVEGYRKPAGLLGKQISSLTDWYAQRLMPKVLAKPLRTGLIGVLIGTLAYGLIPFTPVQLFPPDDRAQFLVNVRLPVGSSLQETDRVVSGVSDWIRQQEGIEAVAAYAGGSAPKMFSGDTEVGTGIELGQLVVTVDQDRRDVAQTVEEWRDQFRQLFPEASVIPVQLEAGPPVGSPVVIRIFGDDLDTLRKLSQQVKDIVADVPGTFDVQDNLGIERYAIEFEVNKALMDEKMVSAAELNRTLRLMNEGITVSEFDTGTELIDINLYADTTQIEPFAAFQRLSVTNAMSQQIPLSEIVEMKPGFAIKSIPHHNLSRSVTVYSDVKGRTATEVMQEIRPLVEKISFPDGYRWEVAGETSEQTDVFIDMGKLSVVVVFLIVILIAMQFYSLSLPLLVMSTVYLSSAGSLIGLFVTQTPLGFMTMMGVISLAGIVVRNGIVLIEFVEEARREGVELKQAVIQAGEARFRPILLTTMTAVAGLMPLALSGDVLFEPMAITIIFGLIFSTMLTLIVVPSFYTVLAAYKEKRKARKAARLGLDGPSTGAEV; translated from the coding sequence GTGATCTCTTATATCGTCAAGAAGCGAAAGATTACCCTTCTGTTTTTCACGATGCTGCTAATGATTGGGAGCCTCTCCTTTCTGCAGCTCCCCCGGCAGGAGATGCCGGAGATTGTCGTCAACATGGCGACCGTTACGACGGTATATCCGGGAGCTTCCCCCGAAAAGGTGGAGCAGACGGTCACCAAAAAGTTGGAGGAAAAGATTAACGAACTACAGGGATTGAAGTCGATCCAATCTACCTCCAGCCTGGGGGTCTCGTCGATCATCATTGAGGCGGAAAACGGCGTAGATCCCAAGCAGAAGTGGGATGAACTGCGGAAAAAAGTGAAGGATGCGGAAGCAGATCTCCCGGAAGATGCCCACCAACCGGTGATCAATGATGATTTGAACCGCACGTTTATTCAGACGTTTGCGATCGTTGCCAATTCCACAGAACAGCTCTACAGTTTGCGGGATACCCTGGAAAACTGGAAAGAACAACTGAGGACCATCCCCAACGTCGCTGATGTGACGATTCAGGGACTTCCTGAGCAAGAGGTGCGGATTGACGTCGACACGCAAAAGCTCCAGCAGTACGCGATCTCTTGGACACAGGTGCTGGGGGCTGTCCAGGCGGAAAACGAGCGGGTGCCGCTGGGTGATCTGGATGTGGGAGAACGCACGTACCAGTTGAAGCTATCCGAGTCGCGCGATGTACAGCGGTTGGAAGACGTGATCGTCTCCAAGTCCCGGGAAGGGTTTCCAATCTATCTGAAAGATGTCGCACGGGTGGTGCTGACCACAGAAAAGATCAACTCTCTTTCCTACTATAATGGAAAGCCGTCCGTCTCGATCAGCATCAATGCGGAGTTTGGCAGCGACGTGCCTTCCCTGCAGGAAAAAGTAGATGACATGGTCGAGAACTTGGAAGAGACACTGCCTGTGTGGGCGGAGTTTCATTCGATATTTACCCAAAACGAGCAGGTGCAGGAGATGTTTGGCGATCTCTCGCGGGAGATGCTGATCGCGATTGTCGCCGTACTGTTGGTATGTACACTCGGGCTTAACTTTACGACTTCATTCGTGGTCGCTTTGGCCATCCCGATATCGTTGTCGGTTGGCATGCTGCTGCTGCCGCCTCTGGGGATCAGCCTCAACATGATCACCATCGCCGCGCTGATCATCGTGCTGGGGATTCTGGTCGACGACGCGGTTGTCGTCAACGACAATATCGAGCGCAGGCTCTCTGTCCTGCGAGAGCGTCCCTTTGCGGCAGCGGTAAACGGTGCCAGGGAAGTGTCGATTTCGATTATCACGGCTACGTTAGCGACGATTGCCTCGTTTGGCCCGCTCTTCTTCCTGGAAGGGAATGTAGGACAGTTTATCAAGCCGGTCCCGGTTATTATCACCAGTACGATGCTTGCTTCGATGGTGATGTCTCTGACGATCATCCCGATCTACCGGCAGTGGCGTGAAGAACGGAGCAAGCGGGGAGTGGAAGGATATCGCAAACCGGCGGGTCTGTTGGGGAAACAGATCTCCTCGCTGACCGACTGGTATGCACAGCGGCTGATGCCCAAGGTGTTAGCGAAACCGCTGCGTACCGGATTGATTGGCGTGCTGATCGGCACGCTCGCGTACGGATTGATTCCGTTTACCCCAGTTCAACTGTTTCCCCCTGACGATCGGGCGCAGTTTCTCGTCAATGTCCGCCTTCCGGTTGGCAGCAGTCTGCAGGAGACGGATCGCGTCGTCAGCGGTGTGTCCGACTGGATTCGTCAGCAGGAAGGAATCGAGGCGGTTGCCGCCTACGCTGGCGGCAGCGCTCCCAAGATGTTCAGCGGGGATACAGAAGTAGGAACCGGTATTGAACTAGGGCAGCTGGTCGTCACCGTCGATCAGGATAGACGGGATGTCGCCCAAACGGTCGAGGAATGGCGCGACCAGTTCCGGCAGCTGTTTCCGGAAGCAAGCGTAATCCCGGTACAACTGGAAGCAGGTCCGCCCGTCGGCAGCCCGGTCGTAATCCGTATCTTTGGCGACGATCTGGACACGCTGCGCAAGCTGTCTCAACAGGTGAAGGATATCGTGGCCGATGTACCCGGTACGTTCGACGTGCAGGATAATCTGGGAATTGAGCGTTACGCTATCGAGTTTGAGGTAAACAAGGCGCTGATGGATGAGAAAATGGTCTCCGCGGCCGAGCTCAACCGAACACTGCGGCTGATGAATGAGGGAATCACGGTCAGTGAGTTTGATACGGGGACTGAGCTGATCGATATCAACCTGTACGCCGACACGACACAGATCGAACCTTTTGCCGCGTTTCAACGACTATCCGTGACCAACGCGATGAGTCAGCAAATCCCGCTGTCCGAGATCGTCGAGATGAAGCCAGGGTTTGCGATCAAGTCGATTCCGCATCACAATCTGTCCCGGTCTGTTACCGTATACAGTGATGTGAAAGGGCGTACGGCGACAGAAGTGATGCAGGAGATTCGACCGCTTGTAGAAAAGATCTCGTTTCCTGACGGGTATCGCTGGGAAGTAGCAGGGGAAACTTCGGAACAGACTGATGTGTTCATCGACATGGGCAAGCTCTCTGTCGTCGTGGTCTTCCTGATCGTAATCTTGATCGCGATGCAATTCTACTCACTCAGCCTGCCTCTCTTGGTGATGAGTACGGTATACCTATCGTCAGCGGGCAGCTTGATCGGCTTGTTTGTTACACAGACGCCGCTTGGCTTCATGACGATGATGGGTGTGATATCCTTGGCGGGGATTGTCGTACGCAACGGGATCGTATTGATCGAGTTTGTGGAAGAGGCCAGACGCGAGGGTGTCGAACTGAAACAAGCGGTCATCCAAGCTGGCGAAGCGCGGTTCAGACCGATTCTGCTGACTACGATGACGGCAGTAGCAGGCTTGATGCCGCTGGCGCTGTCGGGTGACGTTTTGTTTGAACCGATGGCGATTACGATCATCTTCGGGCTGATTTTCTCGACGATGCTGACGCTGATCGTCGTGCCGTCCTTCTATACGGTACTGGCAGCCTATAAAGAGAAACGAAAGGCTCGTAAAGCAGCACGTCTCGGTCTGGATGGCCCGTCTACGGGTGCAGAAGTGTAG
- a CDS encoding efflux RND transporter periplasmic adaptor subunit, whose protein sequence is MSKRIPVLFSIFTLLVLTACSSQPAAVAPKETKRVAVVPVKREQAVRVVELSGTLQPNEETLVAFEVPGRIVDLKREEGDRVEAGELLGQVDASDYSLQLAQASESVQQAEATLQQVNNGAREQEIAQAKAAVEKAQVAWKQAESDFKRIEKLYEEKAVSQNDYENAQNRLTLAEKDLLTAQQAYSLVTQGARSEVREQTRSSYELALLAKQQAALTLSKTELKAPISGTVIAKLSSPGELISVGTPVYKIGDIDMLKVVLPVPDREISEWKQGDTVTLSLYSETREGTVTNILPATNQNTGTISVEVSVPNPEHDWYVGQVVTANRTITGSEGIYVPIEAVLSRGEETPHVFLLQDGKAVKTPVSVGQLFDNKLEITSGLKEGDVLIVKGADRLFDGDQVEAAAGGK, encoded by the coding sequence ATGAGTAAGCGTATTCCGGTTTTATTCAGTATTTTCACCTTGCTGGTCTTGACCGCATGCAGCAGTCAGCCTGCGGCAGTTGCACCGAAAGAAACGAAACGGGTAGCCGTGGTTCCGGTAAAACGGGAACAGGCCGTACGGGTTGTCGAGCTGTCCGGAACACTGCAGCCGAACGAGGAGACGTTGGTTGCCTTTGAGGTTCCGGGACGGATCGTCGATCTGAAGCGGGAGGAAGGTGATCGGGTCGAGGCAGGAGAACTGCTGGGGCAGGTGGACGCCAGCGATTATTCGCTGCAGCTGGCCCAGGCGAGTGAAAGCGTCCAACAGGCGGAGGCTACGCTGCAGCAGGTGAACAACGGTGCACGGGAACAGGAGATTGCCCAGGCGAAGGCAGCCGTTGAAAAGGCCCAGGTCGCATGGAAGCAAGCTGAGAGTGACTTCAAGCGGATCGAGAAGCTGTACGAGGAAAAAGCGGTCTCCCAGAACGATTACGAAAACGCGCAAAACCGATTGACCCTCGCTGAGAAGGATCTGCTGACAGCCCAGCAGGCCTACTCGCTGGTCACGCAGGGGGCCCGTTCGGAGGTGCGCGAGCAAACCAGGTCCTCTTATGAGTTGGCACTCTTGGCGAAACAACAGGCTGCCCTTACCCTGTCCAAGACGGAACTAAAGGCGCCGATCAGCGGAACCGTTATCGCCAAACTGTCGTCACCGGGTGAACTGATCAGTGTCGGCACACCCGTCTACAAGATCGGCGACATTGACATGCTGAAAGTGGTGCTCCCTGTGCCGGATCGGGAGATATCCGAGTGGAAACAGGGAGATACGGTTACGTTATCGCTGTACAGTGAGACTCGCGAAGGGACGGTTACCAACATTCTGCCGGCCACCAACCAAAACACGGGAACGATCAGTGTGGAGGTAAGTGTGCCTAACCCTGAGCACGACTGGTATGTGGGGCAAGTGGTCACAGCCAACCGGACGATTACGGGGAGTGAGGGGATCTACGTCCCGATCGAAGCAGTCCTGAGCCGTGGTGAAGAGACCCCGCATGTCTTTTTGCTCCAAGACGGAAAAGCCGTGAAAACCCCGGTTTCGGTTGGACAACTTTTTGACAACAAACTGGAGATCACAAGCGGTTTGAAAGAGGGAGACGTCCTGATCGTCAAAGGAGCGGACCGCCTGTTTGACGGTGATCAAGTCGAAGCGGCAGCAGGAGGTAAGTAA
- a CDS encoding TetR/AcrR family transcriptional regulator — protein MTKGTNLFPDGKGEERETRQRILDAARRLMAQKGYVGATTRLIASAAGVNEVTIFRHFGSKEGILDAMVAEMEAAFPVLQQSLAQSYTDPREMLIRFGRTFFQVLCEQRENLMICLVEVPNRPELVGHFSRLPFAAASGLLAKLEEMHREGWLPPGDFAVAAHMYISSYFYAFMVRYRLNNQLYEVGDERLYETAADLLLNGLTAGRK, from the coding sequence ATGACAAAAGGGACAAATCTATTTCCAGATGGAAAGGGGGAAGAGCGCGAAACGAGACAGCGCATCTTGGACGCCGCCCGCCGATTGATGGCTCAAAAAGGATATGTGGGTGCGACCACGCGCTTGATTGCAAGTGCCGCCGGAGTAAATGAAGTGACCATCTTTCGCCACTTTGGCAGTAAAGAAGGGATTTTGGATGCGATGGTGGCTGAGATGGAGGCAGCTTTTCCTGTTTTGCAGCAAAGTCTGGCCCAGTCCTATACAGACCCCAGAGAGATGTTGATTCGCTTCGGGCGTACCTTCTTCCAGGTGTTGTGCGAGCAGCGGGAAAACCTGATGATCTGTCTGGTAGAAGTGCCCAATCGCCCGGAGTTGGTCGGACACTTCAGCCGACTCCCGTTTGCGGCGGCGTCAGGGCTTCTGGCCAAGCTGGAGGAGATGCATCGGGAGGGATGGCTGCCGCCAGGGGATTTTGCTGTAGCAGCTCATATGTACATATCTTCTTATTTTTACGCCTTTATGGTGCGGTATCGGTTAAACAACCAGTTGTATGAGGTTGGGGACGAACGGCTGTACGAGACGGCCGCCGATCTGTTGCTGAACGGCTTGACAGCTGGACGGAAATAA